DNA from Daucus carota subsp. sativus chromosome 1, DH1 v3.0, whole genome shotgun sequence:
GCACCTCACCCATCTGTAGTAGACGTTGTACATCATTAGAGTTCGGTGTTTGTAGGTATTCACCTTCAAATATCATAATTACACCGGAAACGAATTTTTTCAAGAATTCGATCGCAGTAATCTCTCCAATACgaacataatcatcaacaacATCGGCAGATATTCCATATGCCAACATACGCATTGCTGCAGTACATTTTTGTAATGGTGATAGACCTTTTCTTCCCACAGCATCAATTCTTTGTTGGAAGTATggatcaaaatttgaaatagcACTCATGATACGAAGAACGACATGTCTTCCCATACGGAATCTTCGTCGAAATATTTGTTCAGGATAAACAGGATTtggtgaaaaataatatttctctAGACGTTGATGACCTGCTTCACGATCTCTGTATATATTTCGACGAGGTTTGGATGTTGAGCTCTGTCCATataattgatgaaagagatcgAGACGACGATTGTCTTAGTATCATCGAAGCAGAACTCTTCAATAAACTCATCAGTTAGACTTTGTAGTGTGGGTGTTTAATCCATATGGAAGTGAGCTAATACTTCTACTTTAAATAGAAGGTTAAAATGAATATATTCCAACGGCTAGTTTACAACTTAAACAAGACAGACACTAGCTTCCAACGGCTAGTTTACAAATGAAACAAGACAAACGTTGGCTTCCAACGGCTAGTTTACAAATTCAACAAAACAAACACTAGCTTCCAACGGCTAGTTTACAAATGAAACAGGACAAACACTAGCTTCTTGCCAAAATTTTCTCAAGCATTTTTGAGTGAGCCTTCCGCTGAGCATCAGTCATTTTACTAGTATCTGCCAAAATGACTTGTAAATCTAGCTCTGTTTGTTTTGCCTCAAGATCATTTTGACGAGTTTCATTTAATGCTTGCATCAAGTCCAGTTTTCTACATGTACTGACCCGCAATTCTGCATACTCTTCAGATGCTTCTGCCATTTTTTCCTTCCATTTTCCTTTCCTTTTAGCTGCTTTTGTACCTTTGGGACGAACAGGAGATTCAGAAACATTCTCATTTGTTGGTGTATCGTTATTTCCCGATGATGAGTAATGTCCAGAATCACTTAATTTAGTTCTTTTAGAACTTGCAGTATTTCCAAGAGTTCTCCACTTGGGTTGTCTACGAAGCTCACGCCAGTGATTGTCAAAGTTAGACTTCTTTTTGTACTTAGCTAAATGGAGCATATGAGCTTGCTCGATTATGTCGTCCAAGTTTGAACCGCTCCCGACTATTCGTTGAGCCTCATCATAACACAATCCAAATTTCTGAGCACCTACGTTTATTCTGGACCACCTTTTTTTCATGGCCACGACTCCTCTTTTGATGACACcaggattatcttcttcacaATATTGATGAATTCGGTCCCAAAACGCTTTAGCTTTTTGATCAGTACCAATAAATGGATCAATTGATACATTGAACCATGCACTTATTAAGAGTTTATCTTCAACCCATTTCCACTGACCAAGTGTTTCTCTACATCTTCAGTTTCCTCGCAATCATCatttaaatcaataatatttGTGTTACTAAAGGCCGGCACTTGTGAATGTGCAGAACTTTGCATATTGGTAGGTGCTTGTTGGGTTTGAAATTGTGGATTTGAAAACGGAGGAAATGGAAATTGATATGAAGAATTTTGAGGATATGGAAATTGAAAATTCTGAGAATTTGGAAATTGGTATTGAGCATTTGGAGGTtgagaattaaaattaaaattttgtgtgtTAGGAAAATAAGAATTTGGATATGTATATGGAAATTGagggtttgaattttgaaaatttgaagatgaaggattatttggattcatttttttttttttgccaaaaaatctaaatatttttagaagTGAAGGTTATGAATAATAGGGTGTgaaaattatgtatttatagtagGAAAATGTTACCGTTAATTAGtttacattaaaaatattaacgtTACTCAAAACAGTCACATAAAAAAGCAGCTGCACAGCCCTCTTTTTGACGCAAAAGCTGCTGAGGGTACATGATTTTCAGATAAAGAAAACAAATGGGACGAGCCCGCGTGGGACTGTCCCATTTCGTGTGTGTCCGTCCAACGCAGCAAGAGTCCCATTTGAAGTAACAAGTCCACTTCGCGTGTCCCTATGCATGAAGCGGGACCGCGTTGTGGATGGCCTAACTTACTTTATCCGATGTTTTGGAAGCTCAAATTAGATAAGAcctgaaaatcatataaaatattacctAAATCTCACGTCGTGGCGGTCTGAGCTCTTATATTCTTGACAACCTTAACGCTATATGATTTAACGTTTTAGTTTAATATTTGATGTCATTATCTGAGAAGGTGATATTTAGGTTCTACTTTTCGATTTACGATATTGAGGACCTTTTCTAGCAGATTTATCCCACtattcttaaaataaattattctcattGATGAAATTAGATTAACATAAATTTTGgcaattcaaatctttttataCTTTGATTTGGAGGCCTTGCATAAGGCTGTTAATGGGTTGCATCAAACATAATCCATATCCTGATTCGTTTAATTTTACCGGATTCGATTTCGGATCGGTTTTCAACCATATTTTTTTGAACATGATTTATATCCTAATCCGTAAGATCACGGATTTTCGGATCGGAGCTCCACTCCATctatatttaaagaaaaaaaaagtctcCATCTATAAAAAGTGTGTCGAAATCactcataataataatttataaaatcaaactgtaatgttttaaaatataaaaacacatatgttcaaatattttaagttttttataaaTCCTGAAAGTTTAGAATTTAGAAACACCACGTTAacttaaaaatattgcaaatcctctaataaaataaaatatgtgaaactcaaaatttaaatatgttgTACTAATGCCGCCCAAAACTCCTAAATCAAATGTTTAATAAGTCCAACTATCCAAGTCCAAATGCCTCGtctctaatttttatttacatatttttatatataatatattaatcgaatattatacacacacacataaacaaATATGTATAAAAGTCAAATCGGATTTTTTTCGAATCGGATCGTTTTAAATCCATATCCTATACATATCGAATCGGGATCTTTCGGCATCAGATTTTTTTCGgatcgaattttattttaggtGATCCATATCCGTTCCGTTAATCCTGAATAGGTACGGGTcggaccggatatccgatcAATTGACAGCACTAGCCTTGCATAGATCCATAACTTTGCGCCTTGTTATATCTCTTCAATTTAAATAtcctgattttaattatttggcAGGGTTCGGCATAACAGCATCTGCAGAGTGTTAATAGATTATAGTAGTATTTTCAGCAGTATTGACTAAAATGATTagataaaattatgtaaaaagacttattatattaaatttactaaTATATAAGGTTTATGCTTTGATAGTACTGCCTATAATAGTtggttatatttaaatttaatatattattattttaagttgttataaatataatgtaTTACTTTAATATGCAAGTAATATGAAAATGCTAAGTACCCaaaatttcttctcaaatcgaTGTGGCAATGTGTGATTGGCTACACTGATCTAtactatatatactataatacactactagaaaaagtggatTTAACATCACTCATTTAACATCGGTTGCAAAAGCCACCGATGTTAAATACTTTTATtacatcataaatattaaaaatgatgttaaacAGAATTAACGACATCGGTTACCAAAATGACCGTTGTctaaactaaattttaaaaacaaaaaaaacacgcGCTGCTAATATCTCTACTTCTTTTAACAAAACATCTCCCCCGCCTTTAACATATTTTCATTCCCCCCCAATTTTAACACTGTCTCCTCCCTCTCGACActccctctcctctctctcgACACTCCCTCTCTCACCATCTACAATCTCTTTGCTACCATATCCCCAAATATACCTCTAATCTTAGAACCCTAACTTATCTCACCCAATTCTCAACCACCCAAACCCGATTCCGAATTACCCTAACTTAGGTCAAATTTTTTTGCTCGATTCGTACTTTGTATGCGTGTTGCTGCTGCAGTGGAAGCATAAATCAGTCGGTTCTCTCCCAGATTAGTAAGATTTAACCTAGTGTTAGTTGATTCGTACTTTATATGCTTGTTTCgtctttcaaattttaatagctCTGTGCTATTTTAACAGATTGAATCAAGGAGCTTTGTGTTCTTGCGGATTTATTGTAAGTGAGTAGTTTTATATAAATGCATGTTAGTGTTTGTGTTCCTATAGCTCTGTGTTCTTGCCAATGTTAGGTATTGTCTGCTTTAACATGTAgtttacattttaatttttgaaaaatgttgGTGTTTGACGGATTCTTGTAAGTGGGTCAGTATAAATATGATATGTATGATGTTAGTTTTGCAGTTTGGGTGTTAGAAAAATGAACTAGTTGTATGATAATGGCTAATGCTTGATTTATCTTTGTTTTAGAAAGTGTTTTTGCTCTGTGTTTGATGGGTTGTTGTAAGTGGGtctaaataaatatgataaGGAATACTACTTGTATTCTCTGATTTAAAATGTAGtttgcatttttattttttgttgattGTTAATATCTGATATATATTCTTTTGACAGGGCCTGTGAATCAGGTATACTAAGCTGCAAATATCAAGGTATGATTAAACTCCTTTCACTTGTAATTCAactgatattttaatttcaaagaaATTAAATGCATTTGAAATGTTGTTTTAACAGATTCAAGCTCCATTGAAGTTCATACTTGAAGGCCTCTGCGTTTTCTGCTCGGTACAAGTAGTAATTCACTAATTACCTAACTTTTTATAGATTTGGTTTAGTATTTGTCGCTTAAATGTGTAATATTTTGTGCTGTGTATAGTATGTGTTGTTGTGtatgtttttttcttttaaatagtAATAGCTCTGTGTTCCTTTAACATATTGATTGTGCACATGATTGTGTTAATTAGCTCTGTTAGTTGCCTTTTTATGACTAGTCTGTGCACTTGATTGTGTTATTCAACCTTGGTGATATATATATCTTGTACTTGTGATTTATGTAAAAGTATATAGgtgttttaattgtttaatcGTTTTGTGATATTATTAGGCTATTAATTAGGAAATTTGTAATAAATCTGTTTCTAATATGTTATATGACAATCAGGTAGGTTGATTTACGAAATATGGACAAGTCTTGGATTTCAAAAGATAGGGATTCTTTAGAATATGAAGTGGGGGTTGAATCTTTCTTGATATTTGCTGAAGAAAATGCTAAGAATCGTAATAAAATCCCTTGCCCCTGTGCACGTTGTGGGAATTTTAAGAAGCATTCTGTTAAAATAATTAGAGgtcatttatatgaaaaaggaTTTAGTTTGGGGTATGTTGATTGGATATGGCACGGAGAAAAGTGTCCAACTAGCGAGTCAGCACCAAAGTCTTCTTTTGGTAGTAATTCAGTCGAAATTCCTACATCCGAAAATGTTGACATATGTGAAGCAGCGTATGAGAGgagtgaatatattgatgattCGGGTGAGTTTAGTAGGTTTGTCGCTGATGCAGAACAACCGTTATACGAGGGTAGCGACAACAGCAAATTAGAGTCGATGTTGAAATTACATAATTGGAAATCTAGGTTTGGCATAAGCGATAGTGCCTTCACCGATCTTCTTTCTTCTGTAGGGTCTTTACTGCCTAAAGACCATGTGTTACCCGAGAATGCGTATGAAGCAAACAAAACCCTAACTGATTTAGGACTTGAGTATATTAAGTTTCACGCGTGTCCAAATGATTGTATACTGTACAGGGGTTTAAATATTGATGCGTCGGAGTGCCCCAAGTGCCATCTGTCTCGTTGGAAGGTTGGAAAGGACGGTAAACCTAGGATTAATGTTCCAGCCAATGTAATGTGGTATTTTCCGATAATTCCTCGATTTAAACGGATGTTTAAATCTCCTGCCACAGCTGAACTTATGAGTTGGCATTCGAACAAGCGAATTCAAGATGGCCAAATGCGTCATCCAGCCGACTCTCCTTCTTGGAGGAATATTGACTATAGGTGGCCTGAATTTGGTAGTGAGTCTAGAAACATTCGCTTAGCATTAGCTGCTGATGGAATAAACCCGCACAACAATGGCCTTACCAATAGGTACACTTGCTGGCCAGTAGTTTTGGTAACTTATAACCTTCCTCCATGGTTATGCatgaagaggaagtttatgATGCTAACTATACTAGTTTCAGGTCCACATGAACCGGGTAATAACATTGACGTGTATTTGCAACCAATGATTGACGATCTGAAAAAGCTTTGGGATGAAGGTGAACGGAATGTATACGATGCGTATACAAAGTCTTATTTCACATTAAGAGCTGTTTTAATGTGGACCATAAACGACTTTCCAGCGTATGGGAATTTATCGGGCTGTGTGAATAAAGGTTATATGGCGTGTCCAATTTGTGGAGATGACACAGTAgctaaacatttaaaatatagcAGAAAACTGTGTTACCAAGGACATCGAAGATATTTGGCACCGCATCATCCCTATAGGAGGAGTAAGGCAGCTTTTAATGGAGAACAAGACTTTGGATGTGCACGTCAACCCCAATCTGGTGAAGAAGTGCTAAGGCTGCAGGAGCAGATTGAATTTACATTTGGGAAGGAGGTGAAAAAAGCAAAAAAAGTGGATTGTCCatggaagaagaagtcaattttCTTCGAGTTGGAGTATTGGAAATTTCATCACGTACGTCATTGTCTCGATGTTATGCACATTGAAAAAAATGTGTGTGATAATTTAATCGGGACATTGTTGAATCTTCCATTCAAGAGTAAAGATAGCGTGGACTCTCGTCGTGATATGATTGAAATGGGTGTGAGGCCTGACCTGGCTCCAGAAGTAGGAGAAAAGCGAACCTACCTCCCCCTGCCCCTTATACTTTGTCAAGAGCAGAAAAAAGAACGATGTTAGGGTCATTATCGCATATGAAACTTCCTTATGGCCATTCATcgaacataaaaaattttgtttcCATGTCTGATTTAAAGATTTATGGGTTGAAATCCCATGATTGTCACACCCTTCTCCAGCAGCTTCTCCCGATTTCAATTCGTTCGATTCTTCCAAAAAATGTTCGGGTCAGCATAATCAGACTTTGTTTCTTCTTCAACAGTTTATGTAATAAAGTTGTTGATATATCCAAACTCGATAAGCTACAGTCAGATTTGGTGTTGACTTTGTGTGAGTTAGAAAAAATCTTCCCGCCTTCGTTTTTTGATGTAATGATACACTTAACGGTCCACTTGGTTAGAGAATTACGCTTATGTGGACCTGTATTCTATAGATGGATGTTCCCGTTTGAAAGGTTGAACAAAGTGTTAAAGAGTTATGTTCGGAACCGTTACTATCCAGAGGGGTGTATAGCAGAAAGCTACCTAGGAGAAGAGTCGGTTGAGTTTTGCTCAGAATTTGTTAGGCAAAGCTTCATGACTGCTGGTCTTCCAAAGGATAAGGGCAAACTTTCTGGGCCATTATCGGGTGTAATGGTAAAGTCTGTGGATGAGAAAGAAAGAGACGAGGCACATTTACATGTCCTGCAGAACAACTCTGAAGTGTATCCTTATATCATGTAAGCTTATCTTTTTTCTGTTGTCAATTCAAGTCTTGATAAACAATTTTTTCGATTACATAACATATGCATTATCTCAGGAAGCATAAGGAGTTACTAGAACAGCAATACCAAGGCAAAAAAAAGAGTGTTCAATGGCTAATTGGAGAGCACAACCGTTTATTTGCTAATTGGTTTCAGAAAAGGGTTAGTTTCCCTTTTACTTATTTTGCTGCATCGTTAGATATACGTGTCTAGTTATTGATTGGTTTTAAAATATGCGCGCAGGTTAGTACTGAAATGgtagagaatcctgaaaatatttCCGAAACGATTAGATGGTTGGCAGGCAAACCATCGTTTTCGGTTTTAAGCTATGATGGTTATTTGATTGATGGGGTACGATACTTCACAAAGGACCGTGATGATGCAAGAGTTGTTCAGAATAGCGGGGTTTCTTTAGTTGCCAGTACAGTACAAGTGTCCAGTGCTAAGGACATGAATCCCGTGGAGTGTGATATGACATTCTACGGGATAATCGAAGAGATTTGGGAATTAGATTACTATGCTTTTAAAGCTCCACTTTTCTTATGTAAATGGGCAGACAGTGAGAGAGGTATCAAAGTTGATGATTTAGGCTTCACTCTTGTAGATTTCAGTCGGCTTGGTCACAAGAACGACAAGTATGTGTCTGTTGACCACGTGAAACAAGTCTTCTATATTGAAGACCCTGTCGATGCTAGGTGGTCTGTTGCATTGAACTCTACAAAGGCAGACTATCAAGAGTTGTACAATGATGATGATTTGGGAGACACGACTCTTGAAAATCCTCCATTCTGCATAGATATTCCTATGTGTGATCATGACGAAGAACCTGCCGAGCCTAGTGTTAGCAATAAAAGGCAAAATGTTGAGGGgatttggattaaaaaatgatgatatatattaatttagaacTAATTTGCATTCCCATTTTGTGATTTGTTTTAATCTGGATGCTTCTTCATTGTAAttgtaatttgaattttgtttttccCATTTTGTGATTTGTTTTAATCTGCATTCCTAGTTAATATTGTAGCTTCTTCATTTAAttgtaatttgaattttgtttttccCATTTTGTGATTTGTTTTAATCTGCATTCCTAGTTAATATTGTAGCTTCTTCATTTAATTGTAATTTGAATTTGCTTCTTCATTGTAATCCTAATTGTAATTGTAATTGCAACTTATAATTGTATACATGTGCTAATGTGTATATTACAGATTCAAGAATGACAATGaagaagcaaaaagttgttaaaGCGTCTAAAAAGGATAAAAACAATGGTGAAGTGGAGAAGCAATTGTTAGGTGCAAATGAGGTGCCAGAATTTGAAGCTTCAGACCATCAAGATAAAGTGTTGAAAGCTGCAGACTCTCAAGGTACAGAGCCTAAAAGTGCAGAGGTTCCAGAGGGGACGGTTACTAGTACTGAAACAGCAAAATTAAGGACGTCCGGAGGTAAGCGTAGCATATGTGCTATGCACAAAGTTGTTGTTAAAAAGGCCCaagggaaaaaaattaaaattagatacaatgAGCGTGGGGATCCAGTTGGAGAAACTAGGCACACCTTGCAGTCCTACATAGGTATGTTGGGTAGGACTATGGTGCCAATTGACATCCCTAGCTGGCcaaaagtagatgaagaaatgaaAGAGAGGTTATGGAATGATGTTCAGGTAAATTATATCTACCGCTAAATATTACCTTCTTTATCTcatatttatttcttttgaattttataGTAGTTGCATATCTGTTGCAGGCAGCCTTTAAAGTGGCACCAGAAAGTCGATCTTTAGTGCTGAAGTCTGCAGGGGCAAAATGGAGACAGTTCAAGGCTACATTAACTGCTAACCATGTGATGCCATATGTTGGCAAGAAGAAAAAACTTAGCAAGCCTCCAAAGAAGTATGCATTTGTCGGTAAAGATTCTTGGAGAGAGTTTGTTGCCCAGCGGACTAGTAAGGAATGGATGGTATGAATTTCACCTTAATTTCACCTTTAATTTCACCTTAATTTcacttttaatgaattttatcataatttgttatgttttatgtttttggTTGTAGTCTATTCATAATAAGCAAAGTGATAGAGTCAAGAAGCGAAAATATCAGCATCGCCTTTCAAGGAAGGGCTACATCGGCCTTCATGAAGAAGAAGTAAGATTTCaccttcttaattttttttagaattgaTCAATATTCTGTAATTAAATACTCCACATATTTTAAACAGGTAAAGAAAGGCAATTTTGAGCCCGGAGAAATTCCTGATCGTGCGATTTTGTGGAAAAAGGCTCGAGTTCGGAAGGATCTTCAAGTCGATAAAGATGTGACTgagataaacaaaaaaattgtaagATTAATATCCTCATTATTTAGTATAACTAGGGGTCgaggaaaatataattaaatgcaaattataataaacattgtaaattgtaattaacattgtaattaaaattataaacaaattgttgatatatatattataatatgttgaCAGGATAATTTgctagaaaagaaaaaaatgggTGAATTAGAAATGAGTGGGAGCTGGGATGTGTTGTCTCTGGCTTTGGAAACTCCAGAGCACACAGGAAGGGTTCGAGGGGTGGGGGGTTCTGTCACCCCAAAAGCATTTTTCAATTTGCCAAAGACAAGGAATCGAGTCACCAAAGCTGAATTAATGGCTCGTGATCGGAAAAGGGATGAGGAGATGGataaaacaaagaaagaacTTGCTGAGCTAAGGGCGTTAATTACTGCAAACACTCTGCACTCACCAAATTTGTCGGACAAAGGTAGTTTCCAGGCGCAGGTTGAAGGTGAAGGTTTAGGCATGAAGATGAAACCAGCAGCTGCGAAGGAATTGGTGGTCGATGAGGGTGAGGATTGTGTTGCTATTGATCCTCCACCACCATCTGAGAAAAAGGTAAAACAAACTCTGTCTCTCATGTCAGCTTAATCTTATGAGCTTAATCTGCACCTGTAATTTTGCTTAATATTATGAGTTTAGGGTGCCCGGTCGTGTGAGCTTGCTGTGGGAAGCGTCGACAACAAAGTTGCATTCGGCATGGCTTTTGAAGGTGAAGACATGAATAACAATATACATGGAAAGCCTATGCAAGCAGGATGCCTTCGCGTGTCGGTGGATGGAAGCATCGATGGCGATGCACTGGTTCCGGTTCCTGTACCTGGTGAAATAGAGAAAGTCCACCAAGCTGTTGGTTCACATGTAGCTTGGCCTAGGGACTTGATCATATTTCCAACTGCTATGGTATGcaaattattatctttttaatttttcacttcTTTGTGCTTATGTAAAGTATGTtttgttatatatgtattttaaaatgcATTGTGTAGAAAAAGAAAACGCAAGTCGCGCCAAAGGGTGATGCTCAACTGTTAAAGATCGTAAgagcaaaatttaaaaatgtggAGCTAAATGAGAAGGTGCCAAGTCGCTTCAGGTTGTTGTTTAAACATGCATCAATCATGAAGGAGTCTGGCATGTCGATTGATATTCCATGTGATTATCCAGTCTTTGGCGCTGACAAAAGAATATATGTACTATCGGAAAATATCATCGCCTTATGTACATTTGGGATGATTGGTCAAGCTGCAATAGCAACATACATGTTGTAAGTAATTCTTTTAAAATGCTTTTTACAAGTATagtaaatttttgaatatttccAGCATAATATGTacttacaaaaaaaatcttattttttcgTAGGTACTTGCATACTCTGATTCAGGAGAGAAATTTGGGGGATTCCTTTAGTTTTATTGACCCGTCGGCCTCGTTTAAATTGAATCAGGATTTTGAAGGCTTAATTGTTGGCAGGCTGAAAGAGAGCCCGGGTCGCATTTTCTTCATGCCACATAATCAAAAGTAAgtgttttcaaataaaaattatttaaaaactatGATTATTCTGATTCTCGCTTAATTGtaacttttttaaatatattgatcaGTGTTCATTGGATTTTGGTTGCAATCTGGGAAAGTGACATATACCTTCTTAATCCACTGCCGCAACGGCCACATTATCCAGCATTGGAAAAAGCTTTACTAaggtattaatataataaataaactcaAATTACTGGATTCtcatgtttaaaaatttattaattttcttgCAGCGCTGTTAAATCATTCAATGCTCAAACAGGAAGGGGAAATCTTATTCCCAAAATACATAATCTTGCTGTAAGTACTACTTTCTTGGCTTTGGTGATAATGCTTATCGCCCTGTTTTAATCTTATTTAGCTGATCGATAACAATAATATTGAAAATAGGGATCACCTAAACAACCGGGTTCTACGGAATGTGG
Protein-coding regions in this window:
- the LOC108218490 gene encoding uncharacterized protein LOC108218490, translated to MKKRWSRINVGAQKFGLCYDEAQRIVGSGSNLDDIIEQAHMLHLAKYKKKSNFDNHWRELRRQPKWRTLGNTASSKRTKLSDSGHYSSSGNNDTPTNENVSESPVRPKGTKAAKRKGKWKEKMAEASEEYAELRVSTCRKLDLMQALNETRQNDLEAKQTELDLQVILADTSKMTDAQRKAHSKMLEKILSSTSKPRRNIYRDREAGHQRLEKYYFSPNPVYPEQIFRRRFRMGRHVVLRIMSAISNFDPYFQQRIDAVGRKGLSPLQKCTAAMRMLAYGISADVVDDYVRIGEITAIEFLKKFVSGVIMIFEGEYLQTPNSNDVQRLLQMGEVRGFPGMIGSIDCMHCQWKNCPKAWKDMFMNDHKGVATIMLEEVASSDRWIWHTFFGVVRSNNDINVLDRSPDFDEVLQVRALEVNYTINGNSYNTGYYLTDGIYPEWKTFFKTIPRPQNEKRKLFSKYQESQRKDVERAFGVLQARFAIVRGPARFWDKANLGRIMRACIIIHNMIVEYERDTYATQFGPLPIYDDATNSLLQSNLGEESFVPYETYIQNSI
- the LOC108218499 gene encoding uncharacterized protein LOC108218499; its protein translation is MDKSWISKDRDSLEYEVGVESFLIFAEENAKNRNKIPCPCARCGNFKKHSVKIIRGHLYEKGFSLGYVDWIWHGEKCPTSESAPKSSFGSNSVEIPTSENVDICEAAYERSEYIDDSGEFSRFVADAEQPLYEGSDNSKLESMLKLHNWKSRFGISDSAFTDLLSSVGSLLPKDHVLPENAYEANKTLTDLGLEYIKFHACPNDCILYRGLNIDASECPKCHLSRWKVGKDGKPRINVPANVMWYFPIIPRFKRMFKSPATAELMSWHSNKRIQDGQMRHPADSPSWRNIDYRWPEFGSESRNIRLALAADGINPHNNGLTNRYTCWPVVLVTYNLPPWLCMKRKFMMLTILVSGPHEPGNNIDVYLQPMIDDLKKLWDEGERNVYDAYTKSYFTLRAVLMWTINDFPAYGNLSGCVNKGYMACPICGDDTVAKHLKYSRKLCYQGHRRYLAPHHPYRRSKAAFNGEQDFGCARQPQSGEEVLRLQEQIEFTFGKEVKKAKKVDCPWKKKSIFFELEYWKFHHVRHCLDVMHIEKNVCDNLIGTLLNLPFKSKDSVDSRRDMIEMGVRPDLAPEVGEKRTYLPLPLILCQEQKKERC